A single Actinomadura algeriensis DNA region contains:
- a CDS encoding ABC transporter ATP-binding protein yields MTARSTFPIEVSGLVKTFGSTRALDGLDLTVRTGEVHGFLGPNGAGKSTTIRVLLGLLRADAGTARLLDGDPWRDAVRLHRRVAYVPGDVDLWPNLTGGQAIDLLSRLRGGLDKARRDDLCDRFDLDTGKKGRTYSKGNRQKVALVAALASRAELLILDEPTAGLDPLMEAVFQECIAEARADGRTVLLSSHILAQVEKLCDRVSIIRLGRIVESGALADLRHLTRTTIEAETARPVTGLDGMPGVHGFTAEDGRVRFDVDAEHLGAAVRRLSEFVPRTLVSRPPTLEQLFLRHYGDELAENGVSVEGTAQDGAAS; encoded by the coding sequence ATGACCGCACGATCCACGTTCCCCATCGAAGTGTCCGGCCTGGTCAAAACGTTCGGCTCGACCCGCGCGCTCGACGGCCTCGACCTGACCGTCCGCACCGGCGAGGTGCACGGTTTCCTCGGCCCGAACGGCGCCGGGAAGTCGACCACGATCCGCGTCCTGCTGGGCCTGCTCCGCGCCGACGCCGGGACGGCCCGGCTGCTGGACGGCGACCCGTGGCGCGACGCGGTGCGGCTGCACCGCCGCGTCGCCTACGTGCCCGGCGACGTCGACCTGTGGCCCAATCTCACCGGCGGCCAGGCCATCGACCTGCTGTCCCGGCTGCGCGGCGGGCTCGACAAGGCCCGCCGCGACGACCTGTGCGACCGCTTCGACCTCGACACCGGCAAGAAGGGACGGACGTACTCCAAGGGCAACCGGCAGAAGGTCGCCTTGGTCGCGGCGCTGGCGTCGCGGGCCGAACTGCTCATCCTGGACGAGCCCACCGCCGGGCTGGACCCGCTGATGGAGGCGGTGTTCCAGGAGTGCATCGCCGAGGCGCGGGCGGACGGGCGCACGGTGCTGCTGTCGAGCCACATCCTCGCCCAGGTCGAGAAGCTCTGCGACCGCGTGAGCATCATCCGGCTCGGCCGGATCGTGGAGAGCGGGGCGCTCGCCGACCTGCGGCACCTGACCCGCACGACCATCGAGGCCGAGACCGCGCGGCCCGTCACCGGACTGGACGGGATGCCCGGCGTGCACGGGTTCACGGCCGAGGACGGACGCGTGCGGTTCGACGTCGACGCCGAACATTTGGGCGCCGCCGTCCGCCGGCTGAGCGAGTTCGTCCCGCGCACCCTGGTCAGCCGTCCGCCGACGCTGGAGCAGCTGTTCCTGCGGCACTACGGCGACGAGCTCGCGGAGAACGGAGTCTCCGTCGAGGGGACGGCGCAGGACGGGGCGGCGTCGTGA
- a CDS encoding ABC transporter permease, which yields MTATARTSTARTAGDGTLTGTVLLARFMLRRDRVRIPVWLLALSLSTVVTASNLANTYATAEGRRSRAALIDSPAGAAFSGPGYGLDDYTYGAMLANESLGFVAIFAALMSVLLVTRHTRTEEEAGRSELVRAGVVGRHAPLAAAVLVVGGANVALGALVTLVLGGSGIESVTWPGSLLFGASLAAVGFVFTAVAAVTAQVTEYGRGAAGLAGALLGLAYTLRAVGDMGGGALSWLSPIGWAQATKVYVDGRWWPLGLALLLTGGLLAAAFALTTRRDVGAGLRPPRPGPRTATRFLGTPLGLALRLQRTSLLWWGVSMAALGAVYGAFTGDVRDAIGDNEALREWVATIPGASLTDQFVGVIVSMLAAVCAVQAVLAMQRPRGEETAGRAEPVLAAAVSRTRWLAAHVTVALAGGTLMLLLSGLGAGAVGAASVGDAGLLPRTLGAALAYAPAVWVTAGAALALFGLAPRALAAAWAIVVYAVFVTTFGGLLRLPGWMDALSPFGHVPMLPGEDMRWTPLLLLTLTAAALLTAGFAAFRRRDLDLR from the coding sequence GTGACGGCGACCGCCCGCACCTCGACCGCCCGCACGGCGGGCGACGGCACGCTCACCGGCACCGTCCTGCTCGCGCGGTTCATGCTGCGCCGCGACCGGGTCCGGATCCCGGTGTGGCTGCTCGCGCTGAGCCTGAGCACGGTGGTGACGGCGTCGAACCTGGCGAACACCTACGCCACCGCGGAGGGGCGGCGGTCGCGCGCCGCCCTCATCGACAGCCCGGCGGGCGCCGCGTTCAGCGGCCCCGGGTACGGGCTCGACGACTACACCTACGGCGCGATGCTCGCGAACGAGTCCCTCGGCTTCGTCGCGATCTTCGCGGCGCTGATGAGCGTGCTGCTGGTCACCCGGCACACCCGCACCGAGGAGGAGGCCGGACGGTCCGAGCTGGTGCGGGCGGGCGTGGTGGGACGGCACGCGCCGCTCGCCGCCGCGGTCCTCGTGGTGGGCGGGGCGAACGTCGCGCTGGGCGCCCTCGTGACGCTCGTCCTCGGCGGCAGCGGCATCGAGAGCGTGACCTGGCCGGGGTCGCTGCTGTTCGGGGCGTCGCTGGCCGCGGTGGGATTCGTCTTCACCGCGGTCGCGGCCGTCACCGCGCAGGTCACCGAGTACGGGCGCGGCGCCGCGGGGCTCGCGGGCGCGCTGCTCGGCCTGGCCTACACGCTGCGGGCGGTCGGCGACATGGGCGGCGGCGCGCTGTCGTGGCTGTCGCCGATCGGCTGGGCGCAGGCGACGAAGGTCTACGTGGACGGCCGCTGGTGGCCCCTCGGCCTCGCGCTGCTGCTCACCGGCGGCCTGCTCGCGGCCGCGTTCGCGCTGACCACGCGCCGCGACGTCGGCGCCGGGCTGCGGCCGCCGCGGCCGGGGCCGCGCACCGCGACGCGGTTCCTCGGCACCCCGCTCGGGCTCGCGCTGCGGCTCCAGCGCACGAGCCTGCTGTGGTGGGGCGTGTCGATGGCCGCGCTCGGCGCCGTCTACGGGGCGTTCACCGGCGACGTGCGGGACGCGATCGGCGACAACGAGGCGCTGCGGGAATGGGTGGCGACGATTCCCGGGGCGTCCCTCACCGACCAGTTCGTCGGCGTGATCGTGTCCATGCTGGCGGCGGTCTGCGCGGTGCAGGCGGTCCTGGCGATGCAGCGGCCGCGCGGCGAGGAGACCGCCGGACGGGCCGAGCCGGTGCTGGCCGCCGCGGTGTCACGGACCCGGTGGCTCGCCGCGCACGTCACCGTCGCGCTGGCCGGCGGCACGCTGATGCTGCTGCTCAGCGGGCTGGGCGCGGGCGCCGTCGGGGCCGCCTCGGTCGGCGACGCCGGGTTGCTGCCGAGGACGCTCGGCGCGGCCCTGGCGTACGCCCCGGCCGTGTGGGTCACCGCCGGGGCGGCGCTCGCCCTGTTCGGCCTGGCGCCCCGGGCGCTCGCCGCGGCGTGGGCGATCGTCGTGTACGCCGTCTTCGTCACCACGTTCGGCGGGCTGCTGCGGCTGCCGGGGTGGATGGACGCCCTGTCCCCGTTCGGCCACGTGCCGATGCTGCCGGGCGAGGACATGCGCTGGACGCCGCTGCTGCTCCTCACGCTGACGGCGGCCGCTCTCCTCACGGCCGGGTTCGCCGCCTTCCGCCGCCGCGACCTCGATCTCCGCTGA
- a CDS encoding cupin domain-containing protein, which yields MSYPQARYFGESGEANGVLRRADTPPDLVMAPRGADGAIAGTEVHYLGTGGSTNGAFGLYRWDMGPKPSGPAPHFHRTMTESFFVLDGTVRLHDGKGWADAGPGDYLHVPEGGIHGFRNESGAPASMLLLFTPGAPREGYFEELADIAKTGRTLTDEEWTDLYLRHDQIMV from the coding sequence ATGTCATATCCGCAGGCACGGTACTTCGGTGAATCGGGCGAGGCCAATGGCGTTCTCCGGCGGGCCGACACCCCGCCGGACCTGGTGATGGCCCCGCGCGGCGCCGACGGGGCGATCGCGGGCACGGAGGTGCACTATCTCGGCACGGGCGGGTCGACGAACGGCGCCTTCGGCCTTTACCGCTGGGACATGGGCCCGAAGCCGTCCGGGCCCGCGCCGCACTTCCACCGGACGATGACCGAGTCGTTCTTCGTCCTGGACGGAACGGTCCGGCTGCACGACGGCAAGGGGTGGGCGGACGCCGGACCGGGCGACTACCTGCACGTTCCGGAAGGGGGGATCCACGGGTTCCGCAACGAGTCGGGCGCGCCCGCGTCGATGCTGCTGCTGTTCACGCCGGGCGCGCCGCGCGAGGGGTATTTCGAGGAACTCGCCGATATCGCGAAGACCGGGCGGACGCTCACCGACGAGGAATGGACCGACCTTTATCTCCGGCACGACCAGATCATGGTCTGA
- a CDS encoding SAM-dependent methyltransferase, giving the protein MPPEDRFPTDRPVSARVWDYWLGGKNHYEVDRAAGERVARDVPAIVPAARSDRLFLGRCVRHLAGDEGVRQFLDVGTGLPTVDNTHEIAQRVAPESRVVYVDNDPLVLAHARALLAGAPEGATDYIDADVHDPGHILAEAARTLDFDRPVALMMLALLHFVTDDGEARRIVRTFTDALAPGSFVAVSHACLDVDATRAAADAWNSSGTPQLLRARTAKEIEALFDGLELLEPGVVSCPRWRPEPSPWGEPQETMPFCGVARKPLS; this is encoded by the coding sequence ATGCCCCCAGAGGATCGTTTCCCGACGGACCGGCCGGTCTCCGCGCGCGTCTGGGACTACTGGCTCGGCGGCAAGAACCATTACGAGGTCGATCGCGCCGCGGGCGAGCGCGTCGCCCGGGACGTCCCGGCGATCGTCCCGGCGGCCCGCAGCGACCGGCTGTTCCTCGGACGGTGCGTCCGGCACCTGGCCGGGGACGAGGGGGTCCGGCAGTTCCTCGACGTCGGGACCGGGCTGCCGACGGTCGACAACACGCACGAGATCGCGCAGCGCGTCGCGCCCGAGAGCCGCGTCGTGTACGTCGACAACGACCCGCTCGTCCTCGCGCACGCGCGGGCGCTGCTGGCGGGCGCCCCCGAGGGCGCGACCGACTACATCGACGCCGACGTCCACGACCCCGGGCACATCCTGGCGGAGGCCGCGCGGACGCTCGACTTCGACCGTCCGGTCGCGCTGATGATGCTCGCCCTGCTGCACTTCGTGACCGACGACGGCGAGGCGCGGCGGATCGTGCGGACGTTCACCGACGCGCTCGCCCCCGGCAGCTTCGTCGCCGTCTCGCACGCCTGCCTGGACGTGGACGCGACGCGCGCCGCGGCGGACGCGTGGAACTCCAGCGGCACGCCGCAGCTCCTCCGGGCGCGGACGGCGAAGGAGATCGAGGCGCTGTTCGACGGGCTCGAACTGCTGGAACCGGGCGTGGTGTCCTGTCCCCGCTGGCGCCCGGAGCCCAGCCCGTGGGGCGAACCGCAGGAGACGATGCCGTTCTGCGGAGTTGCGCGAAAACCACTCTCCTGA